A portion of the Corticium candelabrum chromosome 5, ooCorCand1.1, whole genome shotgun sequence genome contains these proteins:
- the LOC134180479 gene encoding ephrin type-A receptor 4a-like isoform X1, translating to MDVSVYRDPTTAVINKPTQASTQSSSCAVSDGTTTSAYSTKQETAMDVEVIYRELEPTYTTTTMNELTQAPMEEEDGYRVRVTENVIKKREEEKQQGMYTYLDDSEATSKEQNTCTTSLNGNDDDNVYWEPASTERELYGQLEGRRFRKIDRSDVTDRKEIGSGEFGVVEKAVWIVNDREKLTVAVKTLTNEANADDRVKFLREAAINGQFRHRNVVRLHGVVTVGSPIMLVLEYMKNGDLKHYLVRQRQEGNEQCCLLGFRETLLKMCRDIASGMEYLSRKSFVHRDLAARNILLNTELTCKIADFGMTRDVSDDNYYVTKGGKVPMRWCAPETLNYKRYSSASDVWSYGVVLYEVWSVGRRPFGSMKNCEVMGKVEIGYRLPPPPGCSRSLYHLMIDCWHSDRHERPSFGDIVQRLGGSEEFLLTNRQDEEAIEGKLGDALDVSSNCYTDLQHIYAKY from the exons ATGGACGTGAGTGTCTACCGTGATCCTACAACAGCAGTGATAAACAAACCTACACAAGCATCAACCCAAAGTTCAAGTTGCGCTGTTTCTGACGGTACAACGACAAGTGCTTATTCTACTAAACAGGAAACAGCAATGGACGTGGAGGTAATATACCGTGAGCTGGAGCCGAcgtatacaacaacaacaatgaacGAATTAACACAAGCACCAATGGAGGAGGAGGATGGATATCGAGTGAGAGTTACAGAAAACGTAATAAAAAAGAGAGAAGAAGAGAAGCAGCAAGGCATGTACACGTATTTGGATGATTCAGAGGCAACTTCAAAAGAGCAAAAC ACATGCACAACGTCACTAAATGGAAACGATGATGATAATGTATACTGGGAACCGGCTTCTACGGAACGGGAACTTTACGGTCAACTCGAGGGGCGCAGATTTAGAAAGATCGACAGAAGTGACGTCACCGACAGAAAAGAGATCGGATCAGG AGAGTTTGGCGTGGTAGAGAAAGCAGTGTGGATAGTG AATGATAGAGAGAAGCTGACAGTGGCAGTCAAGACTCTGACAAATGAAGCTAATGCTGATGATCGCGTCAAATTTCTTCGTGAGGCAGCAATTAATGGTCAATTTCGGCATCGAAATGTTGTCCGTCTTCACGGTGTTGTCACCGTTGGATCTCCA ataATGCTGGTTTTGGAATACATGAAAAATGGTGATCTTAAGCACTACCTTGTGAGACAAAGACAAGA GGGGAACGAACAGTGTTGTCTTTTAGGATTTAGGGAGACATTACTGAAAATGTGTCGTGATATCGCAAGTGGAATGGAATATCTTTCACGCAAGTCTTTCGTTCACAGA GATTTGGCTGCAAGAAACATTTTGTTGAACACAGAGTTGACTTGCAAG ATTGCAGATTTCGGTATGACACGTGACGTTTCTGACGACAACTACTATGTGACAAAAGGCGGGAAAGTTCCAATGAGATGGTGCGCTCCTGAG aCTTTGAATTATAAACGATATTCGTCAGCCAGTGACGTGTGGAGCTATGGAGTTGTCCTCTATGAAGTGTGGTCGGTAGGTCGACGTCCATTTGGTTCAATGAAAAACTGTGAG GTAATGGGAAAAGTTGAGATTGGATAtcgtcttcctcctcctcctggATGTTCTCGTTCCCTATATCATCTTATGATTGACTGTTG GCATTCCGATCGCCACGAGAGACCGAGTTTTGGGGACATCGTGCAGAGACTTGGAGGAAGTGAAGAATTTCTTCTGACTAACAGACAAG
- the LOC134180479 gene encoding ephrin type-A receptor 4a-like isoform X2 produces the protein MDVSVYRDPTTAVINKPTQASTQSSSCAVSDGTTTSAYSTKQETAMDVEVIYRELEPTYTTTTMNELTQAPMEEEDGYRVRVTENVIKKREEEKQQGMYTYLDDSEATSKEQNTCTTSLNGNDDDNVYWEPASTERELYGQLEGRRFRKIDRSDVTDRKEIGSGEFGVVEKAVWIVNDREKLTVAVKTLTNEANADDRVKFLREAAINGQFRHRNVVRLHGVVTVGSPIMLVLEYMKNGDLKHYLVRQRQEGNEQCCLLGFRETLLKMCRDIASGMEYLSRKSFVHRDLAARNILLNTELTCKIADFGMTRDVSDDNYYVTKGGKVPMRWCAPETLNYKRYSSASDVWSYGVVLYEVWSVMGKVEIGYRLPPPPGCSRSLYHLMIDCWHSDRHERPSFGDIVQRLGGSEEFLLTNRQDEEAIEGKLGDALDVSSNCYTDLQHIYAKY, from the exons ATGGACGTGAGTGTCTACCGTGATCCTACAACAGCAGTGATAAACAAACCTACACAAGCATCAACCCAAAGTTCAAGTTGCGCTGTTTCTGACGGTACAACGACAAGTGCTTATTCTACTAAACAGGAAACAGCAATGGACGTGGAGGTAATATACCGTGAGCTGGAGCCGAcgtatacaacaacaacaatgaacGAATTAACACAAGCACCAATGGAGGAGGAGGATGGATATCGAGTGAGAGTTACAGAAAACGTAATAAAAAAGAGAGAAGAAGAGAAGCAGCAAGGCATGTACACGTATTTGGATGATTCAGAGGCAACTTCAAAAGAGCAAAAC ACATGCACAACGTCACTAAATGGAAACGATGATGATAATGTATACTGGGAACCGGCTTCTACGGAACGGGAACTTTACGGTCAACTCGAGGGGCGCAGATTTAGAAAGATCGACAGAAGTGACGTCACCGACAGAAAAGAGATCGGATCAGG AGAGTTTGGCGTGGTAGAGAAAGCAGTGTGGATAGTG AATGATAGAGAGAAGCTGACAGTGGCAGTCAAGACTCTGACAAATGAAGCTAATGCTGATGATCGCGTCAAATTTCTTCGTGAGGCAGCAATTAATGGTCAATTTCGGCATCGAAATGTTGTCCGTCTTCACGGTGTTGTCACCGTTGGATCTCCA ataATGCTGGTTTTGGAATACATGAAAAATGGTGATCTTAAGCACTACCTTGTGAGACAAAGACAAGA GGGGAACGAACAGTGTTGTCTTTTAGGATTTAGGGAGACATTACTGAAAATGTGTCGTGATATCGCAAGTGGAATGGAATATCTTTCACGCAAGTCTTTCGTTCACAGA GATTTGGCTGCAAGAAACATTTTGTTGAACACAGAGTTGACTTGCAAG ATTGCAGATTTCGGTATGACACGTGACGTTTCTGACGACAACTACTATGTGACAAAAGGCGGGAAAGTTCCAATGAGATGGTGCGCTCCTGAG aCTTTGAATTATAAACGATATTCGTCAGCCAGTGACGTGTGGAGCTATGGAGTTGTCCTCTATGAAGTGTGGTCG GTAATGGGAAAAGTTGAGATTGGATAtcgtcttcctcctcctcctggATGTTCTCGTTCCCTATATCATCTTATGATTGACTGTTG GCATTCCGATCGCCACGAGAGACCGAGTTTTGGGGACATCGTGCAGAGACTTGGAGGAAGTGAAGAATTTCTTCTGACTAACAGACAAG